A segment of the Roseomonas haemaphysalidis genome:
TACGCCCTGGGTCCGCACACCGCGTCGCTCGGCCTGACCTTTTCGACCGGTACTGCCTTCCCCGAACACTGGCGCGGCGGCGCCATCATCGGCCAGCGCGGCTCCTGGAACCGCGCTAACTACAGCGGCTACCGGGTGGTGTATGTTCCCTTTGCCGATGGCAAGCCGGCTGGCGCGGCGCGCGACCTGCTGACCGGCTTCATGGCCAATCCCGATACCGGCGAGGTCTATGGCCGGCCGGTGGGCGTGGCGATGGACCGGCGCGGCGGCCTCCTGGTAGCCGATGACACCGGCAACACGGTGTGGCGCGTCGCGCCGCGTTGACCGGAACAGCGCATTGGCCCGCCCTGCAGGAGGGTCGGGCCGTGGCAGGAACCCTCAACGCATCACATCGTCCAGCATGGCCGGATCGGTAACGTGGCAGGGGAAGGGCAGCCGCAACGCCCGCTCCCCGTCCAGAAGGTCCACGCCGCCCGGGTCCAGCCCGACCAGGCGCCAAGCGCCCGCCGGTGCCCCCTGGCGGAGGGCATAGCGTTGGATTGCGGCGGCATCCAACTGCTCCACAAGCCTTGGCTCGGCGTCAAGCAGAGCCTCGGCCCCGGTGAGATCCGTGAGCAGCGCCGCGGGCGGCAGTTCCGGGGCACGGCCGAAGCCGGCAACCAGATGCGCCGCGCCTGGCAGCACCCGCCAGAATCGGAAGTCCGGGAAGTCGATATACAGCGCGGCCTTCGGGTGGCGGGCCAGAAATCGGGCTCGCAGGTGTTTCGCTCCGGATGGCGTCGCGATGCCGGACAGCGTCAGGCGCGGATGCGCCAGCGGGTCCCCCCTGCCGGGGCGCGACAGCAGCAGCGACACCCGGCCGTCCGCCGCCATGTTGCGGCTATGCAGCGCCAGGCGAGACGCCAGCAACAGCGGCGCGCCATCGTAATCCGTGGCCACGGTCACCAGCGACACAAAGGGGTGCCCGCCGGACGGGTCCAGCGTCGCCAGCGAGGCGGTCAGCGCTTCGCGCAAAAGCGCGCGGGCCAGGGCAGAGTGGTCGCCCCCGCCGGGCTCCGGCAAGGGTTCGGCGCGCGGTGTGATCGGGATCATAAGGTGCATCCTGCCACGGCGGCTTGAAAGCGGCAGGTACGAATTGCCCTGGACAGCATGGCCCGCGGCTCTCACTTTCTGCTCAAGCGCAAACGCTCGCGCATAGAACAGGGAAACGACATGACGGAACAGGACCAGCCCCTCAGCGGCGTGCGCGTGCTGGATATCGCGACCTTCATCGCCGGCCCCTTCTGCGGCACCATCATGGGTGATTTCGGCGCCGAGGTGCTGAAGGTCGAGCATCCGAAGGATGGCGACCCCATGCGGAAGTTCGGCACGCCGACCGACTGCGGGGATACGCTGGCCTGGATGAGCGAGTCCCGCAACAAGCAGTGCATGACGCTGGACCTGCGCACGCCCGACGGCAACGCGGTGTTCAAAAGGCTGGTCGCCGAGGCCGACGTGGTGATCGAGAACTTCCGTCCCGGCACGCTGGAGAAATGGGGCCTGGGCTGGGATGTGTTGCGCGAGGTCAATCCCAAGCTGGTGATGCTGCGGATCAGCGCCTATGGCCAGACCGGCCCGATGCGCGGCAAGCCAGGCTTCGCACGCATCGCGCACGGCTTTTCCGGCCTGACCTACCTGGCGGGCGAGCCGGGGCGGGTGCCGGTGGTGCCGGGCTCCACCTCGCTGGCGGACTACATGTCCGGCGTCTGGGGTGCGGTGGGCGTGATGATGGCGCTGCGCCAGGCGGAAAAGACGGGGCAGGGGCAGGTGGTGGATATTGGCCTGTATGAGTCGGTGTTCCGCCTGCTGGACGAGATCGCCCCCGCCTTTGCCCGTCACGGCACGGTGCGCGAGCGCATGGGCCCCGACGTGCCGCAGGTGGTGCCGCATGGCCACTGGCAAACCAAGGATGGCCGCTGGATCGCGTTGGCCTGCACGAGCGAGAAGATCTTCGCCCGCCTGTGCGACGTGATGGGCAAGCCCGAGCTGGCCGGCCCCGATGCGCTGGGCCCGACCAGGAACCGCCTGGCGCGGCGGGAAGAAACCAATGGTCTGGTCGCTGACTGGGTGGGACGGCAGAATTTCGATGAGCTGATGGTGGCCTGCGACGCGGCCGGCGTGCCCTGCGGCCCGATCAACAGCATCGCCGACATCTTCGAGGACCCGCAGTATGCGGCGCGCGGCAATCTGGTGACGGTGCAGGACCCGCGCGTGGGTGAAATCGTGCTGCCGGCCGGTGTCCCGACCCTGTCCGACACCCCGCCCGTGCTGCGCCATGCCGGCCGCGCCTTCGGGGCCGATACGGACGATATTCTGCGCAACCTGCTGAAGATGACCGCCGAGGATGTCGCGCGCCTGCGCGCCGGCGGCGTGATCTAGAAGGAGGCCCGCCATGCCCGCCTATGCCGCGCCCGTGGACGACATGATGTTCGTGCTGCGCGACCTCCTGGACGCACCCGGCGTGCTGGCGCCGCTGGGCGGCGAGGAGGTGCCGCTGTCGCTGATGGCCGAGGTGCTGGGCGAGGCCGGGCGCTTTTGCGAGAAGGTAGCACAGCCGATCAACCGCAGCGGCGACGAGGAAGGCTGCGTGTTGGAAAACGGCGTGGTGCGCACTCCCGCCGGCTTTCGCGAAGCCTATGCGGCCTTCGTGGACGCCGGCTGGCCCGGACTGGCACACGCACCGGAACATGGCGGCCAGGGCCTGCCCCGCGTGTTGCAGCTGCTGTTCGACGAAATGCTGTCCTCGGCCAACTTCTCCTTCGGTTTGTTTCCCGGCCTGACGCGCGGTGCCATCGAGGCGATCGAGCGGCACGCCGATGATGGGCTGAAGCACCTCTACCTGCCGCCCATGGTGGAGGGACGCTGGATGGGCGCCATGGCGCTGACCGAGGCGCAGGCGGGCACCGACCTCGGCCTGCTGCGCAGCAAGGCGGAACCACTGGAGGACGGTGGCTACGCCATCACCGGCAGCAAGATCTTCATCAGTGCCGGCGAACACGACCTGGCGGAAAACATCATCCACCTGGTGCTGGCCCGGCTGCCAGACGCGCCGCCGGGGGTCAAGGGCATCAGCCTGTTCCTGGTCCCCAAGGTATTGCCGGGCGAGGGCGGGGGGCTGGGCCCGCGCAACGCGCTGTCCGCCGGCTCCATCGAGCACAAGATGGGGCTCAAGGCCTCGCCGACCTGCGTGATGAATTATGACGGCGCCAAGGGCTGGCTGCTGGGCGCGCCGCACCAGGGGCTGCGGGCGATGTTCACCATGATGAACGCCGAGCGGCTGTTCGTCGGCGTCCAGGGCCTTGGCATCGCGGAAGCGGCCTATCAGGGGGCCAGCGCCTATGCACGGGACCGGCTGCAGGGACGCGCGCCGGGGGCGGGGGGCGGCGGGCCGCAGTCCATCCTGGTCCATCCCGACGTGCGCAAGATGCTGCTGACCGTCAGGGCCTTCGCGGAATCGGGCCGTGCGCTCGCGGCCTGGACGGCGTTGCAGATGGAACAGGCGGCACGCCACCCCGACCCCGCCGCGCGCGCGCGGGCCGAGGGCATGGTCGCGCTGCTGACGCCGGTCATCAAGGCCGCCTTCAGCGACCTGGGCTTCGAAGCGGCGGTGCAGGCGCAGCAGGTGCTGGGCGGCCATGGTTATGTGCGCGAATGGGGCATGGAGCAGCTGGTGCGCGACGCCCGCATCGCGCAGATCTACGAAGGGACCAACGGCGTCCAGGCCATGGATCTGGTGGGCCGCAAGCTGGCGCAGGAGGACGGCGCGCTGCCTCGTGCCTTTTTCGCGCTGATCCGCGACAGCCTCGCACCCGACAGCGAGTTCGCCATCCCCGTGCTGCGCGCGCTGGACCGGCTGGAGGCGGCGACCGCCGGGTTGCTGGACCGCGCCGC
Coding sequences within it:
- a CDS encoding HugZ family protein, coding for MIPITPRAEPLPEPGGGDHSALARALLREALTASLATLDPSGGHPFVSLVTVATDYDGAPLLLASRLALHSRNMAADGRVSLLLSRPGRGDPLAHPRLTLSGIATPSGAKHLRARFLARHPKAALYIDFPDFRFWRVLPGAAHLVAGFGRAPELPPAALLTDLTGAEALLDAEPRLVEQLDAAAIQRYALRQGAPAGAWRLVGLDPGGVDLLDGERALRLPFPCHVTDPAMLDDVMR
- a CDS encoding CaiB/BaiF CoA transferase family protein; its protein translation is MTEQDQPLSGVRVLDIATFIAGPFCGTIMGDFGAEVLKVEHPKDGDPMRKFGTPTDCGDTLAWMSESRNKQCMTLDLRTPDGNAVFKRLVAEADVVIENFRPGTLEKWGLGWDVLREVNPKLVMLRISAYGQTGPMRGKPGFARIAHGFSGLTYLAGEPGRVPVVPGSTSLADYMSGVWGAVGVMMALRQAEKTGQGQVVDIGLYESVFRLLDEIAPAFARHGTVRERMGPDVPQVVPHGHWQTKDGRWIALACTSEKIFARLCDVMGKPELAGPDALGPTRNRLARREETNGLVADWVGRQNFDELMVACDAAGVPCGPINSIADIFEDPQYAARGNLVTVQDPRVGEIVLPAGVPTLSDTPPVLRHAGRAFGADTDDILRNLLKMTAEDVARLRAGGVI
- a CDS encoding acyl-CoA dehydrogenase family protein yields the protein MPAYAAPVDDMMFVLRDLLDAPGVLAPLGGEEVPLSLMAEVLGEAGRFCEKVAQPINRSGDEEGCVLENGVVRTPAGFREAYAAFVDAGWPGLAHAPEHGGQGLPRVLQLLFDEMLSSANFSFGLFPGLTRGAIEAIERHADDGLKHLYLPPMVEGRWMGAMALTEAQAGTDLGLLRSKAEPLEDGGYAITGSKIFISAGEHDLAENIIHLVLARLPDAPPGVKGISLFLVPKVLPGEGGGLGPRNALSAGSIEHKMGLKASPTCVMNYDGAKGWLLGAPHQGLRAMFTMMNAERLFVGVQGLGIAEAAYQGASAYARDRLQGRAPGAGGGGPQSILVHPDVRKMLLTVRAFAESGRALAAWTALQMEQAARHPDPAARARAEGMVALLTPVIKAAFSDLGFEAAVQAQQVLGGHGYVREWGMEQLVRDARIAQIYEGTNGVQAMDLVGRKLAQEDGALPRAFFALIRDSLAPDSEFAIPVLRALDRLEAATAGLLDRAAADPAETGAAATDYLRFFALVALGWMLARMAAVPGAPESKLVLSRFFNARVLPQAVALELALQAGATPLMAMDEGAF